One part of the Vicia villosa cultivar HV-30 ecotype Madison, WI linkage group LG6, Vvil1.0, whole genome shotgun sequence genome encodes these proteins:
- the LOC131613089 gene encoding uncharacterized protein LOC131613089: protein MACACSSISMAMKVSQCCVLFATLIFVLLNCCESSYGEFTVEMKQMISNNNKVCEEIYVVREGETLQTISEKCGDSFIVEENPHIHDPDDVFPGLVIKINPFNNR from the coding sequence ATGGCTTGTGCATGTTCTTCAATATCAATGGCAATGAAAGTTTCTCAGTGCTGTGTTCTATTTGCAACACTAATATTTGTGTTATTGAACTGCTGTGAGTCAAGTTATGGAGAATTTACGGTTGAGATGAAGCAGATGATTAGCAATAACAACAAAGTGTGTGAAGAGATATATGTGGTTCGAGAGGGAGAGACTCTTCAAACGATAAGTGAAAAATGTGGAGATTCATTTATTGTTGAAGAGAATCCACATATTCATGATCCAGATGATGTTTTTCCTGGTCTTGTTATCAAGATTAACCCTTTCAACAATCGATag
- the LOC131615235 gene encoding GDSL esterase/lipase At5g03610-like gives MKFLPFLLSFIFLILHLSGQTVVRGEVDIQHHHHHKQRITKLFVFGDSYADTGNVNPRGFAPSWKHPYGVTFPGKPAGRFSDGRVITDYIAEYLKVKSPASYRIIKDLTPQHLKSGMNFAISGTGVFETLNHGSNMTTQISFFEKTIEDKVFKTSDIRKSVALVSIAGNDYIRYIVTNESIQGLPSFISSVINQTITNIIRIKELGVRKVMISNLQPFGCLPQETVSSSFKQCNETSNNLFVAYHNTLLTEAVTKLNQQMNDQSSSSFIVLDIYDSFMSVLKHPSTYSIKNELEPCCVGVSSEYFCGMVVKKVKMYKVCENPKSAFFWDLSHPTDAGWRAVYTRLRITNALKQIHDH, from the exons ATGAAATTCCTTCCCTTTCTCCTCTCTTTCATTTTCCTCATTCTACATCTCTCAG GACAAACAGTTGTACGAGGTGAGGTTGAtattcaacatcatcatcatcataaacaaCGTATAACAAAATTGTTTGTTTTTGGAGATTCATATGCTGATACAGGTAACGTCAACCCAAGAGGTTTTGCTCCTTCATGGAAACATCCTTATGGTGTCACCTTTCCCGGCAAACCCGCCGGACGTTTCTCCGATGGCAGAGTCATCACTGACTACATTG CCGAGTATTTGAAAGTGAAATCACCAGCATCATACAGAATAATAAAAGATTTAACACCACAGCATTTGAAAAGTGGAATGAACTTTGCAATTAGTGGTACTGGTGTGTTTGAAACATTGaatcatggttcaaacatgacaACCCAGATCAGTTTTTTTGAAAAGACAATAGAAGACAAAGTCTTCAAAACCTCAGATATTAGAAAATCAGTTGCTCTTGTTTCTATCGCTGGAAATGACTACATTCGTTACATTGTCACAAATGAATCTATTCAG GGTTTACCATCATTCATATCATCAGTGATTAATCAAACAATCACAAACATAATTCGCATCAAAGAATTAGGAGTGAGAAAAGTGATGATATCAAATCTACAACCATTTGGATGTCTACCTCAAGAAACAGTTTCATCTTCattcaaacaatgcaatgaaacATCCAACAACCTCTTCGTAGCTTACCATAACACCCTCTTAACCGAAGCTGTGACAAAGTTGAACCAACAAATGAACGATCAATCTTCATCATCCTTTATAGTTCTTGATATATACGATAGTTTCATGTCGGTGTTGAAGCATCCATCCACATACAGTATTAAGAATGAGTTGGAACCTTGTTGTGTTGGAGTGAGTAGTGAGTATTTTTGTGGAATGGTTGTGAAGAAGGTTAAGATGTATAAGGTTTGTGAGAATCCTAAATCAGCTTTCTTTTGGGATTTGAGTCATCCTACTGATGCAGGGTGGCGTGCTGTTTATACCAGGCTAAGAATAACGAATGCTCTTAAACAGATTCATGATCATTAG